In the Topomyia yanbarensis strain Yona2022 chromosome 3, ASM3024719v1, whole genome shotgun sequence genome, one interval contains:
- the LOC131691088 gene encoding uncharacterized protein LOC131691088, with product MLRKSFVRQTRSQTRAAEKHAANLKNDGDPREVSSRPSSEVNFVADVIDDERADEKDCGACDGPNNADKYMVQCDHCSRWYHFLCAGVNYRTVHSKPFLCVLCVPRLPAPPPTSVTGRSSTPSSRRARVAREMQRLEEERVLQETIQQELLAAEKALNLRANQEKLEREKQYIARKYQLLDQQEDADTSSLLSVRTKQSSRVKSWVKDQNAATDILGSPTAGAEIDHTRDELMNYRAIVPCTSTPLQTVTHPAHTSTEIDAKHPESNVGGTANTERNETVGSIAIGEDEDSVRTVDVDGLAQIQRVNVQPFVDILNDSKLKVTQYGARPKTPLTLYGKWNMETTELRKQRVQQQEAYEKEIEMRRRRELDLVKKVNQLMEHEKQQYELQRRREADLLRQLRQREEEEVKYRE from the coding sequence ATGCTTCGGAAATCCTTTGTTCGACAGACTCGCTCGCAGACACGAGCTGCAGAGAAACATGCAGCTAACCTCAAAAATGATGGTGATCCACGTGAGGTTTCATCACGGCCATCTTCGGAGGTTAATTTCGTAGCAGATGTGATAGACGATGAGCGAGCGGATGAAAAGGACTGCGGAGCATGCGACGGTCCTAATAATGCAGATAAATACATGGTACAGTGTGATCATTGTTCACGCTGGTACCATTTCCTTTGTGCTGGGGTGAATTATAGAACAGTACATTCCAAGCCATTCTTGTGTGTGCTGTGCGTTCCGCGCCTTCCCGCGCCACCACCAACGTCGGTAACTGGGAGAAGCAGTACGCCCAGCTCTCGAAGAGCACGTGTGGCCCGCGAAATGCAGCGTTTGGAGGAAGAGAGGGTCTTGCAGGAGACAATTCAGCAGGAATTGTTGGCGGCTGAAAAGGCGTTGAACCTGAGAGCAAACCAGGAGAAATTGGAACGCGAGAAGCAGTACATTGCGAGAAAATATCAGTTATTAGACCAACAAGAGGACGCAGACACATCCAGCTTGTTGAGCGTTCGAACGAAGCAGAGCAGTAGAGTGAAAAGTTGGGTTAAAGACCAGAACGCTGCGACGGATATATTGGGCTCCCCCACTGCAGGTGCTGAGATCGATCACACACGAGACGAGCTAATGAACTACCGTGCAATCGTGCCGTGTACCTCCACCCCATTGCAGACGGTAACCCATCCGGCTCACACGAGTACTGAGATTGACGCTAAACATCCGGAATCTAATGTTGGGGGAACAGCCAACACCGAACGGAACGAGACAGTCGGAAGCATAGCAATCGGTGAGGATGAGGACTCCGTGAGGACAGTGGATGTTGATGGCCTAGCCCAAATTCAACGGGTAAATGTACAGCCGTTTGTGGACATACTGAACGATAGTAAGCTCAAGGTTACGCAGTACGGTGCTCGTCCAAAGACCCCATTAACCTTGTATGGCAAGTGGAATATGGAAACCACAGAGTTACGTAAACAACGTGTCCAACAACAAGAAGCGTACGAGAAGGAAATTGAAATGCGACGTAGAAGAGAGTTGGACTTGGTCAAAAAAGTTAACCAACTGATGGAGCACGAAAAACAACAGTACGAATTGCAACGACGACGGGAAGCAGATCTTCTTAGACAACTACGACAGCGAGAAGAAGAAGAAGTGAAGTATAGGGAGTAG
- the LOC131691086 gene encoding uncharacterized protein LOC131691086, translating to MSTVTEWRWVPTKLNVADEATKWGRGPSFEPDSRIMIGPLFLCDDQQEWPKDCRTTKETKESEEELRPAYVLSHFIAKPLLNLENFSRWERLPRSVAYIHRFVFNLKQGCNKRPVEKGALTTAELQKAERTLWTLVQSDKYPDEVSTLKHNAQADKSEMKRLEKTSPLMKLTPVMDEYGILRVDSRVVNSDFLTYDAKYPIILAKQHAITDLLLEWYHRRFRHANNETIVNEVRQRFYVPGLRVQIRLTKKRCMWCQVNNAAPVPPKMGPLPLARLTPFRRAFTYTGIDYFGPYLVKVGRSVVKRWVALFTCLATRAIHLEMANDLSTDSCKKAIRRFIARRGAPVEIFSDRGTNFIGANRELIAEINKINTELCSTFTDHNTQWRFNPPAAPHMGGCWERMVRSVKVALGALPFERKLDEEALATLLAEAECMINSRPLTFVPIASDTHESLTPNHFVMLNSTGVKQPEKTPVDEGMALRGSWNQIQHTLDIFWRRWLREYQPMIARRTKWFNDVRPIREGDLVVFANEGVRNRWLRGRVVKTYPGRDGTPRRADVRDSDGTVRRDRPVAKLALLDVRTGGDVEPEVLATRGGGCCG from the coding sequence ATGTCAACGGTTACAGAATGGCGATGGGTCCCCACTAAACTCAACGTCGCTGACGAGGCCACCAAATGGGGACGAGGTCCATCGTTCGAACCAGATAGCCGTATCATGATTGGACCTTTGTTCTTGTGTGATGATCAGCAAGAGTGGCCGAAGGATTGCAGAACGACGAAAGAGACGAAGGAGTCGGAGGAAGAACTTAGACCAGCATATGTTCTTAGTCATTTTATAGCGAAACCGTTGCTGAATCtggaaaatttttcgagatggGAACGTTTACCGCGGAGTGTTGCGTATATTCACCGTTTTGTTTTCAACTTGAAACAAGGTTGCAACAAGAGACCAGTCGAGAAAGGAGCACTTACGACAGCCGAGTTGCAGAAAGCAGAGCGTACTCTTTGGACGTTAGTACAATCAGACAAATACCCGGACGAAGTTTCGACGTTAAAGCACAACGCTCAAGCCGACAAATCCGAGATGAAACGTTTGGAGAAGACAAGTCCACTTATGAAGCTGACGCCGGTAATGGACGAATACGGGATACTTCGCGTGGATAGTCGTGTCGTTAATAGTGACTTCCTAACATACGATGCCAAATATCCGATAATCCTAGCCAAACAACATGCCATCACTGACTTGTTACTAGAGTGGTATCATCGCAGATTTCGTCATGCGAACAACGAAACCATCGTGAACGAAGTTCGTCAGAGATTTTACGTGCCCGGCTTAAGAGTACAGATTCGTTTAACGAAAAAACGATGTATGTGGTGCCAGGTAAACAATGCCGCCCCTGTACCACCCAAAATGGGACCTTTGCCGCTAGCTAGATTGACACCGTTCAGAAGGGCGTTTACGTATACAGGCATTGACTACTTCGGGCCATACTTGGTCAAGGTTGGACGGTCTGTGGTGAAAAGGTGGGTCGCACTGTTCACTTGCCTGGCAACGCGGGCTATTCACCTGGAAATGGCGAATGATCTATCAACCGACTCATGCAAGAAGGCGATACGAAGATTCATCGCACGCAGAGGGGCCCCAGTGGAGATTTTTTCGGATCGCGGAACCAACTTTATCGGTGCTAACCGAGAATTGATTGCGGAGATTAACAAAATCAACACCGAACTCTGCAGCACCTTTACAGACCACAACACACAGTGGAGATTTAACCCGCCGGCTGCTCCTCACATGGGGGGCTGTTGGGAAAGAATGGTTCGTTCGGTTAAGGTCGCTTTGGGTGCATTGCCATTTGAACGGAAGCTCGATGAAGAAGCATTGGCAACACTACTAGCTGAAGCCGAGTGCATGATCAATTCACGCCCATTGACCTTCGTTCCCATCGCGAGCGATACTCATGAATCACTGACGCCAAATCATTTTGTGATGTTGAACTCAACTGGGGTAAAACAGCCAGAGAAGACACCTGTGGACGAGGGCATGGCACTGAGGGGGAGTTGGAATCAAATCCAACATACACTGGACATTTTTTGGCGGCGCTGGTTGAGGGAGTACCAGCCTATGATAGCTAGACGAACCAAATGGTTTAATGACGTTCGTCCGATCAGAGAGGGCGACTTGGTGGTGTTCGCGAATGAGGGAGTGAGAAACCGTTGGCTTAGAGGTCGAGTGGTAAAGACTTATCCGGGTAGAGACGGCACACCACGTCGGGCTGACGTGCGCGATTCTGACGGTACGGTGAGGCGTGATCGACCTGTAGCTAAACTGGCCTTGCTGGATGTCCGTACCGGAGGTGACGTTGAACCGGAAGTTCTAGCGACACGTGGGGGAGGATGTTGCGGATAA